A genomic window from Egibacteraceae bacterium includes:
- a CDS encoding sodium-translocating pyrophosphatase: protein MDALDAIPLISVVTALAGLGLGFFFFGVVKKASPGDERMVALMDAIQEGSRAFLRREYRAVAIFVVVLAVLIALLLDNGPLAAVAYLVGAAFSALAGFVGMTVATMANARTAEAAKTGPQLALPLAFRGGAVMGFAVAGLSLLGVAGAYIVFVDVLTIENPIQVVTTYSLGASSIALFARIGGGIYTKAADVGADLVGKVEAGIPEDDPRNPATIADNVGDNVGDVAGMGADLFESYAGSLIAPIALAGFAFADGVAGVPAGFQNAALLYPLAIAAFGMLAAIVGAFTVNTGPDASGRDLSRALHRGTNVAAAATVVLAFLLAFWLFGDITARWWGFGLAVVAGLLAGLAIGKLCEYYTSDHFSPVKNIAASSETGSATTILAGISTGKISVMGSVVLVVIAISAAYAGAEFALPELTNSGIYGVAISGIGMLATLGVVVATDAYGPIADNAGGIAEMAHLDPRVREVTDELDALGNTTAAVAKGFAIGSAVLTALALFVSFQESVRAAGGEINLSIGDVDVFVGLFIGAMLPFLFAALTMNAVGRAANQMIEEVRRQFRDIPGLREGRVGVVPEYAKCVDISTGAALREMVVPGSLAVVVPLAVGFLSVDALGGLLAGVLVTGFAIAIYMANAGGAWDNAKKYIEAGHHGGKGSDPHKAAVVGDTVGDPFKDTSGPAMNILIKVMTVVALIFAPAFVQYGLF, encoded by the coding sequence ATGGATGCCCTCGACGCAATACCGCTGATCAGCGTCGTCACCGCCCTCGCCGGCCTCGGCCTGGGGTTCTTCTTCTTCGGCGTGGTCAAGAAAGCCAGCCCCGGCGACGAGCGCATGGTCGCGCTGATGGACGCCATCCAGGAGGGCTCCCGGGCCTTCCTGCGCCGTGAGTACAGGGCCGTGGCAATCTTCGTGGTGGTCCTCGCGGTCCTCATCGCGCTCCTGCTCGACAACGGGCCGCTCGCCGCCGTGGCCTACCTCGTCGGCGCGGCGTTCAGCGCGCTCGCCGGCTTCGTCGGCATGACCGTGGCGACCATGGCGAACGCCCGGACGGCGGAGGCGGCCAAGACCGGCCCCCAGCTCGCCCTGCCGCTCGCCTTCCGCGGCGGAGCGGTCATGGGGTTCGCGGTCGCGGGCCTTTCCCTGCTCGGCGTGGCGGGCGCCTACATCGTCTTCGTCGACGTCCTCACCATCGAGAACCCGATCCAGGTGGTGACGACCTACTCGCTCGGCGCGTCGTCCATCGCGCTGTTCGCCCGCATCGGCGGCGGGATCTACACGAAGGCGGCCGACGTCGGGGCCGACCTCGTCGGCAAGGTCGAGGCGGGCATCCCCGAGGACGACCCGCGCAACCCGGCTACCATCGCCGACAACGTCGGTGACAACGTCGGCGACGTTGCCGGCATGGGCGCCGACCTGTTCGAGTCCTACGCCGGCTCGCTCATCGCGCCGATCGCGCTCGCGGGGTTCGCGTTCGCCGACGGGGTCGCGGGCGTGCCCGCGGGGTTCCAGAACGCCGCCCTGCTCTACCCACTCGCCATCGCCGCCTTCGGCATGCTCGCCGCCATAGTCGGGGCGTTCACCGTGAACACCGGTCCCGACGCGAGCGGACGTGACCTGTCGCGCGCCCTGCACCGCGGGACGAACGTCGCCGCCGCCGCGACCGTCGTGCTCGCGTTCCTCCTCGCCTTCTGGCTGTTCGGGGACATCACGGCCCGCTGGTGGGGCTTCGGGCTCGCGGTCGTCGCCGGCCTGCTCGCCGGCCTGGCGATCGGCAAGCTCTGCGAGTACTACACCTCCGACCACTTCTCCCCGGTGAAGAACATCGCCGCCTCGAGCGAGACGGGCTCGGCGACCACGATCCTCGCGGGGATCTCCACTGGCAAGATCTCGGTCATGGGCTCGGTGGTCCTCGTCGTCATCGCCATCAGCGCCGCCTACGCCGGTGCGGAGTTCGCCCTGCCGGAGCTCACGAACAGCGGCATCTACGGGGTGGCGATCTCCGGCATCGGCATGCTCGCGACCCTCGGCGTCGTCGTGGCCACCGACGCCTACGGGCCGATCGCCGACAACGCCGGCGGCATCGCCGAGATGGCCCACCTCGACCCGAGGGTCCGCGAGGTCACCGACGAGCTCGACGCCCTCGGCAACACGACGGCGGCCGTCGCGAAGGGGTTCGCGATCGGCTCCGCGGTGCTCACCGCCCTCGCCCTGTTCGTGTCGTTCCAGGAGTCGGTGCGGGCCGCCGGCGGCGAGATCAACCTGTCGATCGGCGACGTCGACGTCTTCGTCGGGCTGTTCATCGGGGCGATGCTGCCGTTCCTGTTCGCCGCGCTCACCATGAACGCCGTCGGCCGGGCGGCCAACCAGATGATCGAGGAGGTGCGCCGGCAGTTCCGCGACATCCCCGGTCTGCGCGAGGGCAGGGTGGGCGTCGTGCCGGAGTACGCCAAGTGCGTCGACATCTCCACCGGTGCGGCGCTGAGGGAGATGGTGGTCCCCGGCTCGCTCGCCGTCGTCGTGCCCCTCGCCGTCGGCTTCCTGTCCGTCGACGCCCTCGGGGGGCTGCTCGCCGGCGTGCTCGTCACCGGCTTCGCGATCGCGATCTACATGGCCAACGCCGGGGGCGCGTGGGACAACGCGAAGAAGTACATCGAGGCCGGCCACCACGGCGGCAAGGGCTCCGACCCGCACAAGGCCGCCGTCGTCGGCGACACGGTCGGCGACCCGTTCAAGGACACCTCCGGGCCTGCTATGAACATCCTCATCAAGGTGATGACCGTCGTGGCGCTCATCTTCGCCCCGGCGTTCGTGCAGTACGGGCTGTTCTGA
- a CDS encoding HD domain-containing protein has translation MSAFLHRTRELREAAEAALAPAATRSRDSRGRRRPEDPDPHRTCFERDRDRILHSKAFRRLKRKTQVFVEPTGDHYVTRLTHTLQVTQIARALAAGLGLNEPLAEAIALGHDVGHPPFGHTGEEALSPYVEGGWHHAAQSVRIYEVLEDANLTWEVRDGIRAHSWKVTPPPATAEGACVRFADRIAYLSHDALDAVRAGVLAERDLPAAARAHLGRPGSEWVGTMVRSVIAHSVEAGRLAMDPRTAGTMDELREFMFVRVYHAPRTREQREAVSTVVRDLVEHHLARPDAIPASYRDAASDPLTQTVDYVAGMTDRYALALHARLVNR, from the coding sequence ATGTCCGCCTTCCTGCACCGCACCCGGGAGCTGCGCGAGGCCGCCGAGGCCGCCCTCGCCCCGGCCGCCACCCGCTCGCGCGACTCACGGGGGCGCCGCCGTCCGGAGGACCCCGACCCCCACCGCACGTGCTTCGAGCGCGACCGGGACCGGATCCTGCACTCGAAGGCCTTCCGCCGGCTCAAGCGGAAGACCCAGGTCTTCGTCGAGCCGACGGGGGACCACTACGTCACCCGGCTCACCCACACGCTGCAGGTGACGCAGATCGCCCGGGCGCTCGCCGCGGGGCTCGGCCTGAACGAGCCGCTCGCCGAGGCGATCGCCCTGGGTCACGACGTCGGCCATCCTCCGTTCGGCCACACCGGCGAGGAGGCGCTGTCGCCCTACGTCGAGGGGGGCTGGCACCACGCGGCGCAGAGCGTGCGCATCTACGAGGTGCTCGAGGACGCCAACCTCACGTGGGAGGTCCGCGACGGCATCCGCGCGCACTCGTGGAAGGTCACCCCGCCGCCGGCCACCGCCGAGGGCGCCTGCGTGCGTTTCGCCGACCGCATCGCCTACCTGTCCCACGACGCGCTCGACGCCGTGCGCGCCGGCGTGCTGGCGGAGCGTGACCTCCCCGCGGCGGCCCGCGCGCACCTCGGCCGGCCCGGCAGCGAGTGGGTCGGCACGATGGTCCGGTCGGTGATCGCCCACAGCGTGGAGGCCGGCCGGCTCGCCATGGACCCGCGCACCGCCGGAACAATGGACGAGCTGCGGGAGTTCATGTTCGTGCGCGTCTACCACGCGCCGCGCACCAGGGAGCAGCGCGAGGCCGTGAGCACGGTTGTCCGCGACCTCGTCGAGCACCATCTCGCCCGGCCGGACGCGATCCCCGCCAGCTACCGCGACGCCGCCTCCGACCCGCTCACGCAGACCGTCGACTACGTAGCCGGCATGACCGACCGCTACGCCCTCGCCCTGCACGCCCGCCTCGTCAACCGCTAG
- the topA gene encoding type I DNA topoisomerase, translating to MAKNLVIVESPTKAKTIEKYLGSDYQVLASYGHVRDLPRSDFAVEVDDGDVRLVYEVPAGSTKHVSAIKKAARSAEHVFLATDLDREGEAIAWHVAEVAGINTDEANRVVFAEITPDAIVSSFAQPRRIDGHLVDAQQARRAVDRIVGYRLSPTLWRNVASGISAGRVQSVALRMICDREDAIRAFVPVEYWSVHGDFSRERQRFATTLHRVDGQRVTTPKHMAEREEKGTDDRYLLIGDEQAAEGLLARARESATWTVADTTRKEVRRNPAPPFTTSTLQQEAARKLGFGAAKTMRVAQQLYEGVNIGRETVGLITYHRTDSLNLSNTALGEIAAHVRSAYGERYAIPEPRRYKGRSKGAQEAHEAIRPTSVKRLPAQLAGRLDRDQLALYELVWKRTVATQMAPAVFDSLRADLVSADGTLRFRATGQVLKFDGFITLYQEGRDDDAPEDEQAPTDRLPDLADGQTLTLADVRGEQHFTEPPPRYTEASLVKTLEAEGIGRPSTYASIIGVLLAREYVRLDSRRFFPTPLGEVVVAYLKQHFSEVVDTGFTARMEEELDEIARGEERWEPMVSEFLTEVDDWIAERKPERPRIPIEGAQCPECGESMEKVFSGKSRQWFASCHRWPDCKGTLPLDAYGNITTVEELKPDPDVPCPECGKGTIRREGRFGPFYGCQDYPNCKGIVNVQQRIGFPCPKCGKGHLVERKSRYGKPFYGCNRYPDCEFALWTTPLAQPCPQCGGPMKPPRKNAKNPTAICANCDARVEVDADPPRVVTEEFVPGRRPAAVPG from the coding sequence ATGGCCAAGAACCTCGTCATCGTCGAGTCGCCGACCAAGGCGAAGACCATTGAGAAGTACCTGGGCAGCGACTACCAGGTGCTCGCCTCCTATGGTCACGTCCGCGACCTCCCGCGCAGCGACTTCGCCGTCGAGGTCGACGACGGCGACGTCCGGCTCGTCTACGAGGTTCCCGCCGGTTCCACGAAGCACGTGAGCGCGATCAAGAAGGCCGCCCGGTCCGCCGAGCACGTCTTCCTCGCCACCGACCTCGACCGCGAGGGCGAGGCCATCGCCTGGCACGTCGCCGAGGTGGCCGGCATCAACACCGACGAGGCGAACCGGGTGGTGTTCGCCGAGATCACCCCCGACGCGATCGTCTCGTCGTTCGCGCAGCCGCGCCGCATCGACGGTCACCTCGTCGACGCGCAGCAGGCCCGGCGCGCGGTGGACCGGATCGTCGGCTACCGGCTGTCCCCGACATTGTGGCGCAACGTCGCGAGCGGCATCTCCGCGGGGCGCGTGCAGTCGGTGGCCCTGCGGATGATCTGCGATCGCGAGGACGCGATCCGCGCGTTCGTGCCGGTCGAGTACTGGTCGGTCCACGGCGACTTCAGCCGGGAGCGGCAGCGGTTCGCGACGACCCTCCACCGGGTCGACGGCCAGCGGGTCACCACGCCGAAGCACATGGCGGAGCGGGAGGAGAAGGGCACCGACGACCGCTACCTGCTCATCGGCGACGAGCAGGCGGCGGAGGGGCTGCTCGCCCGCGCCCGCGAGTCGGCCACCTGGACCGTCGCCGACACCACCCGCAAGGAGGTCAGGCGCAACCCGGCGCCGCCCTTCACCACCTCGACGCTCCAGCAGGAGGCGGCGCGCAAGCTCGGGTTCGGCGCGGCGAAGACGATGCGCGTCGCCCAGCAGCTCTACGAGGGTGTGAACATCGGCCGGGAGACGGTGGGCCTCATCACCTACCACCGGACCGACTCGCTGAACCTGTCGAACACCGCGCTCGGCGAGATCGCCGCCCACGTGCGGTCGGCCTACGGCGAGCGCTACGCCATCCCCGAGCCCCGCCGCTACAAGGGCAGGAGCAAGGGCGCGCAGGAGGCGCACGAGGCCATCCGCCCAACCTCGGTGAAGCGCCTGCCGGCCCAGCTCGCCGGCCGCCTCGACCGCGACCAGCTCGCGCTGTACGAGCTCGTGTGGAAGCGCACCGTCGCCACGCAGATGGCTCCCGCGGTGTTCGACTCGCTGCGTGCGGACCTCGTGAGCGCCGACGGCACCCTGCGGTTCCGCGCCACCGGGCAGGTGCTGAAGTTCGACGGCTTCATCACCCTCTACCAGGAGGGTCGCGACGACGACGCGCCCGAGGACGAGCAGGCCCCGACCGACCGGCTGCCCGACCTCGCCGACGGCCAGACCCTGACGCTCGCGGACGTGCGCGGGGAGCAGCACTTCACCGAGCCGCCCCCCCGCTACACCGAGGCGAGCCTCGTGAAGACCCTCGAGGCGGAGGGGATCGGCCGCCCGTCGACGTACGCCTCGATCATCGGCGTGCTGCTCGCACGGGAGTACGTGCGCCTCGACTCGCGCCGGTTCTTCCCCACGCCGCTCGGCGAGGTCGTGGTCGCCTACTTGAAGCAGCACTTCTCCGAGGTCGTCGACACCGGCTTCACCGCGCGGATGGAGGAGGAGCTCGACGAGATCGCCCGTGGCGAGGAGCGCTGGGAGCCGATGGTCTCCGAGTTCCTCACCGAGGTCGACGACTGGATCGCCGAGCGCAAGCCCGAGCGCCCCCGGATCCCCATCGAGGGGGCGCAGTGCCCGGAGTGCGGCGAGTCGATGGAGAAGGTGTTCAGCGGCAAGTCCCGCCAGTGGTTCGCCTCTTGTCACCGCTGGCCGGACTGCAAGGGGACCCTGCCGCTGGACGCCTACGGCAACATCACCACCGTCGAGGAGCTCAAGCCGGATCCCGACGTGCCGTGCCCGGAGTGCGGCAAGGGAACGATCCGCCGGGAGGGGCGCTTCGGGCCCTTCTACGGCTGCCAGGACTACCCGAACTGCAAGGGCATCGTGAACGTCCAGCAGCGCATCGGCTTCCCCTGCCCGAAGTGCGGCAAGGGCCACCTCGTCGAGCGCAAGTCCCGGTACGGCAAGCCGTTCTACGGCTGCAACCGCTATCCCGACTGCGAGTTCGCCCTCTGGACCACTCCGCTCGCGCAGCCGTGCCCGCAGTGCGGCGGGCCGATGAAGCCGCCGCGCAAGAACGCGAAGAACCCGACCGCCATCTGCGCGAACTGCGACGCGCGGGTCGAGGTCGACGCCGACCCGCCGCGGGTCGTCACGGAGGAGTTCGTCCCGGGGCGCCGCCCCGCGGCCGTGCCCGGCTGA
- a CDS encoding class I SAM-dependent methyltransferase encodes MTTSPPPELRPPLRDLDAAVRGACLFLDRAARTRGAAYVNAEGGDVGMHGSHRSVVRHVAHYLAAAELALAAGVDGPVLDVGSGVGALAAWMADFLGAGLHLTDHDARVREVAATAFPDAAVYADLDDVAVGAFGLVTAMEVIEHLRPVDQPGFLAAVYARVAPGGLLVVSTPDETGYLGGWSGYAPHVGCVDAPALRRLLTDATGQPATVWRLEGDPFALNAVRRIGEPVVNRVWGWVSTHVPELAVRLGGGAAKVAGASRTRADAPVPEIRAVAPDGGEGTGLLGVVRAPGRSGG; translated from the coding sequence GTGACGACGTCGCCTCCCCCCGAGCTGCGCCCGCCGCTCCGCGACCTCGACGCCGCGGTGCGGGGGGCGTGTCTGTTCCTCGACCGGGCCGCCCGCACCCGCGGTGCGGCATACGTGAACGCCGAGGGCGGCGACGTCGGCATGCACGGCAGCCATCGCTCGGTCGTCCGCCACGTCGCGCACTACCTCGCCGCGGCCGAGCTGGCCCTCGCCGCCGGGGTGGACGGGCCCGTCCTCGACGTCGGCAGCGGGGTGGGGGCCCTGGCGGCCTGGATGGCCGACTTCCTCGGGGCGGGGCTGCACCTCACCGACCACGACGCCCGGGTCCGAGAGGTGGCCGCCACGGCCTTTCCCGACGCGGCGGTGTACGCCGACCTCGACGACGTCGCTGTCGGGGCGTTCGGGCTCGTCACCGCGATGGAGGTCATCGAGCACCTCCGCCCGGTCGACCAGCCCGGCTTCCTCGCCGCGGTGTACGCACGGGTGGCGCCGGGCGGGCTGCTCGTCGTCTCCACCCCCGACGAGACCGGCTACCTCGGCGGGTGGTCCGGTTACGCCCCCCACGTCGGATGCGTCGACGCGCCCGCGCTGCGGCGCCTGCTCACCGACGCGACCGGCCAGCCCGCGACCGTGTGGCGGCTCGAGGGGGACCCGTTCGCGCTGAACGCCGTGCGCCGCATCGGCGAGCCGGTCGTGAACAGGGTCTGGGGCTGGGTCAGCACGCACGTGCCGGAGCTCGCCGTGCGGCTCGGCGGCGGAGCGGCGAAGGTCGCGGGCGCCTCGCGGACCCGCGCCGACGCGCCGGTGCCCGAAATCCGCGCGGTCGCCCCGGACGGCGGAGAGGGCACCGGCCTGCTCGGCGTCGTGCGGGCGCCGGGACGATCGGGCGGGTAG
- the tmk gene encoding dTMP kinase — protein MLGREQLSAYRALMRNRNYRLWFLSSLGSSLGDWVGLFSLQVLVISLAEPGSRIALFGLGGVMMARLLPSVLFGPVAGVLADRYDRRRLMVAADALRGALYLGIAFSGELLTLFALAFLVECLSLVYISSKMAVLPGIVKRRELTQANQLALFVTYGPLPLGALLPTLTVGLAALVQRVGGPTMAPPRLALLLTVVGFWAAGTLIFRMRLPAPGRPAGTRDDDAKGIVAELRAGLEFIRDLPLIRSLITGVVGVFFGAGVVVTLGPEFVRSTLGRSETDWFTLMTFVGTGLLVGIAAVPALTGRFREERLFPVFLAATAGMAIIVALLDNFGRTLAAGAVLGASAGLAVVVGYTLLLRHTPDEVRGKTFATFFTASRIAMFAALGLAPFLAGAIGVFTVGAGGRFISVSGVRVTILAGGIVALYAALRGGSGMYRALRMQDAADAGTPMRLHLQSREQSPRTGLFISLEGGEGSGKSTQLRALVAALEQEGHDVVATREPGGPPVSERIREVLLDPATGTMDARTEALLYAAARAEHVRRVIRPALAAGKTVVCDRFLDSSVAYQGVARGLGEDVVYEINKWATDGVEPDVVVLLDIDAEEGLRRVGARAGRDGRDGRDDGADRIEREDARFHARVADGFRTLAQRHPDRIIVVDARGDADTVTRRVREALRPWLSSPDSGRAARAADVVDRQSGGAGR, from the coding sequence GTGCTCGGCCGGGAGCAGCTCTCGGCCTACCGAGCCCTGATGCGCAACCGCAACTACCGCCTGTGGTTCCTGTCGTCGCTGGGGTCGAGCCTCGGCGACTGGGTCGGCCTGTTCTCCCTTCAGGTCCTCGTCATCTCGCTCGCCGAGCCGGGGTCGCGCATCGCGCTGTTCGGGCTCGGCGGCGTCATGATGGCCCGGCTGCTGCCGAGCGTGCTGTTCGGCCCCGTCGCCGGGGTGCTCGCCGACCGCTACGACCGGCGCCGGCTCATGGTCGCCGCCGACGCGCTGCGCGGCGCCCTCTACCTCGGGATCGCCTTCTCGGGCGAGCTGCTCACGTTGTTCGCGCTCGCCTTCCTCGTCGAGTGCCTGTCGCTCGTCTACATCTCCTCGAAGATGGCGGTGCTGCCGGGCATCGTCAAGCGCCGGGAGCTCACCCAGGCGAATCAGCTCGCCCTGTTCGTCACCTACGGGCCGCTGCCGCTCGGCGCGCTCCTGCCGACGCTCACCGTCGGGCTGGCGGCGCTCGTGCAGCGCGTCGGCGGCCCCACCATGGCGCCGCCGCGGCTGGCGCTGCTGCTCACGGTGGTCGGTTTCTGGGCGGCGGGAACGCTCATCTTCCGGATGCGCCTGCCGGCGCCGGGGCGGCCCGCGGGCACGCGCGACGACGACGCCAAGGGCATCGTCGCCGAGCTGCGGGCGGGGCTCGAATTCATCCGCGACCTGCCCCTCATCCGCTCGCTCATCACGGGGGTCGTGGGGGTGTTCTTCGGGGCCGGCGTCGTCGTCACGCTGGGTCCCGAGTTCGTCCGCAGCACGCTGGGCCGCTCGGAGACGGACTGGTTCACGCTGATGACGTTCGTGGGCACCGGGCTCCTCGTCGGCATCGCCGCCGTCCCGGCGCTCACCGGCCGCTTCCGCGAGGAGCGGCTGTTCCCCGTCTTCCTCGCCGCCACGGCGGGAATGGCGATCATCGTCGCGCTGCTCGACAACTTCGGCCGGACCCTGGCCGCCGGGGCCGTGCTCGGTGCGTCGGCGGGACTCGCCGTCGTCGTCGGCTACACGCTCCTGCTGCGTCACACCCCCGACGAGGTGCGGGGCAAGACGTTCGCCACGTTCTTCACCGCCAGCCGCATCGCGATGTTCGCCGCGCTCGGCCTTGCACCCTTCCTCGCCGGCGCGATCGGGGTGTTCACCGTCGGCGCCGGCGGCCGGTTCATCAGCGTGTCCGGGGTGCGGGTGACGATCCTCGCCGGGGGCATCGTCGCGCTCTACGCGGCGTTGCGCGGGGGCAGCGGCATGTACCGGGCGCTGCGCATGCAGGACGCCGCCGACGCCGGGACGCCGATGCGACTCCACCTCCAGTCGCGCGAGCAGTCACCGAGGACCGGGCTGTTCATCTCCCTCGAGGGCGGGGAGGGATCGGGCAAGTCGACGCAGCTGCGCGCCCTCGTGGCGGCGCTCGAGCAGGAGGGGCACGACGTGGTCGCCACACGCGAGCCCGGCGGGCCGCCGGTGTCCGAGCGCATCCGCGAGGTGCTGCTCGATCCCGCCACGGGCACCATGGACGCGCGCACGGAGGCGCTGCTCTACGCGGCGGCCCGCGCCGAGCACGTCCGGCGCGTCATCCGCCCGGCGCTTGCCGCCGGTAAGACGGTGGTGTGCGACCGCTTCCTGGACTCGTCGGTCGCCTACCAGGGGGTTGCCCGGGGCCTCGGTGAGGACGTCGTCTACGAGATCAACAAGTGGGCGACCGACGGGGTCGAACCCGACGTCGTCGTGCTGCTCGACATCGACGCCGAGGAGGGGCTGCGGCGTGTCGGCGCGCGCGCCGGACGCGACGGCCGCGACGGCCGCGATGACGGGGCGGACCGCATCGAGCGGGAGGACGCCCGCTTCCACGCCCGGGTGGCCGACGGCTTCCGCACGCTCGCGCAGCGCCATCCGGACCGGATCATCGTCGTCGACGCGCGCGGCGACGCCGACACGGTGACCCGGCGCGTGCGTGAGGCGCTGCGACCGTGGCTGTCCTCGCCCGACAGCGGCCGCGCGGCACGCGCGGCCGACGTGGTCGACCGCCAGTCCGGCGGCGCGGGCCGGTGA
- a CDS encoding metal ABC transporter ATP-binding protein: protein MNPPAVRLEGVTAGYAGTRVLRELSFTVEPGELLGAVGPSGSGKTTLLRLLTGQAETYAGTVRVFGEPVRRGRPVRRVGYVPQLDGVDWDFPLTVEQVVLLGLAADSRRVPWFSRAERRRVGATLDRLGLGGLGARHIRELSGGQQQRMFLARAMARRAELILLDEPTSGVDLATRHDVLHLLGELNAEGVTILLTTHDLNWVAAHLPRVLCLNGTVVGDGHPVEVFTPDVLRTTYGAEVRVIHQGDLVFVADQTHVLGPVHEPPRRAAAPSRRER from the coding sequence GTGAACCCTCCTGCAGTACGGCTCGAGGGCGTGACGGCCGGGTACGCGGGCACCCGCGTGCTCCGGGAGCTGTCGTTCACCGTGGAGCCCGGCGAGCTGCTCGGCGCGGTCGGCCCGAGCGGGTCGGGCAAGACGACGCTGCTGCGACTGCTCACCGGGCAGGCGGAGACCTACGCCGGGACGGTCCGGGTGTTCGGTGAGCCGGTGCGCCGCGGCCGGCCGGTGCGCCGCGTCGGGTACGTGCCCCAGCTCGACGGCGTGGACTGGGACTTCCCGCTGACGGTCGAGCAGGTCGTGCTCCTCGGGCTCGCGGCTGACAGCCGGCGCGTGCCGTGGTTCAGCCGGGCGGAACGCCGGCGGGTCGGCGCGACGCTCGACCGGCTCGGCCTGGGCGGCCTCGGGGCCCGCCACATCCGCGAGCTGTCCGGCGGCCAGCAGCAGCGCATGTTCCTCGCCCGGGCGATGGCCCGCCGCGCCGAGCTCATCCTCCTCGACGAGCCGACGAGCGGCGTGGACCTCGCCACCCGCCACGACGTGCTCCACCTGCTCGGGGAGCTGAACGCCGAGGGCGTGACGATCCTGCTCACCACGCACGACCTCAACTGGGTGGCGGCGCACCTGCCGCGGGTGCTGTGCCTGAACGGCACGGTCGTCGGCGACGGTCACCCCGTCGAGGTGTTCACCCCCGACGTGCTGCGGACCACCTACGGCGCCGAGGTCCGGGTGATCCACCAGGGCGACCTCGTGTTCGTCGCCGACCAGACCCACGTCCTCGGACCCGTCCACGAGCCGCCGCGGCGGGCCGCTGCGCCGAGCCGGCGCGAGCGGTGA
- a CDS encoding metal ABC transporter permease, whose protein sequence is MTWLAEPLSYAFFVRALAAGVLIGAMCGAVSVFVVLRRMSYIGHGLAHSVLGGVAVGAALGYHHYVGAVVATLVAALLIDRVARQRGLHADAAIGIVTTAMFAAGIAIVSMVPRAGGSTEALLFGSILAVTRADLMMAAGVAAAFAAVLFFLAKPLVFVTFDPEVAAVQGVRAGVMEAVFHLLTAGVIIASVRVLGVLLVAAVVVIPAALARLVTRSIAGMLAVATAVGVVSSVAGLYLSFHAGVPSGPAIVLVGAGLFAATTLAAWAGARLVGVRARREAAFDAPHPPPGALSRLD, encoded by the coding sequence GTGACCTGGCTGGCCGAACCCCTGTCGTACGCCTTCTTCGTCCGGGCGCTGGCGGCGGGCGTCCTGATCGGCGCGATGTGCGGGGCGGTCAGCGTCTTTGTCGTGCTCCGGCGCATGAGCTACATCGGCCACGGCCTCGCGCACAGCGTCCTCGGCGGCGTCGCCGTGGGCGCGGCCCTCGGGTACCACCACTACGTCGGCGCGGTCGTCGCCACCCTCGTCGCCGCGCTGCTCATCGACCGTGTCGCCCGCCAGCGGGGCCTGCACGCCGACGCCGCGATCGGCATCGTGACCACGGCGATGTTCGCCGCCGGGATCGCCATCGTGTCGATGGTGCCCCGCGCGGGCGGCAGCACCGAGGCGCTGCTGTTCGGCTCCATCCTCGCGGTGACCCGCGCGGACCTCATGATGGCGGCGGGCGTGGCCGCAGCTTTTGCCGCGGTGCTGTTCTTCCTCGCCAAGCCGCTCGTGTTCGTGACCTTCGACCCCGAGGTGGCGGCCGTCCAGGGGGTACGGGCGGGGGTCATGGAAGCGGTGTTCCACCTCCTTACGGCCGGCGTCATCATCGCCTCCGTGCGGGTGCTCGGGGTCCTGCTCGTCGCCGCCGTCGTCGTCATCCCCGCGGCGCTCGCCCGGCTCGTGACGCGCTCGATCGCGGGCATGCTCGCCGTGGCCACCGCGGTCGGCGTCGTGTCGAGCGTCGCCGGCCTCTACCTGTCGTTCCACGCCGGTGTCCCGAGCGGCCCGGCGATCGTGCTCGTCGGCGCGGGCCTCTTCGCCGCCACAACCCTCGCCGCGTGGGCCGGCGCCCGTCTCGTTGGCGTACGCGCCCGCCGGGAGGCGGCCTTCGACGCGCCGCACCCACCGCCCGGGGCGCTCAGCCGGTTGGACTGA